A section of the Drosophila sechellia strain sech25 chromosome 3L, ASM438219v1, whole genome shotgun sequence genome encodes:
- the LOC6616237 gene encoding uncharacterized protein LOC6616237, with translation MGDDNQRFQFQLQAVATVFLLVSQLCFALPFASSTGNDIENDGNIQNSVSGRPVDYHTVVGHFKDFFMYLPVMMTTLKETMSGFPKFAEGMRILTSGKGRVDGEDCKCSQNALASGELLDTNSRFG, from the exons ATGGGAGACGACAACCAGCGATTCCAGTTCCAACTGCAGGCAGTGGCAACAGTTTTCTTGTTGG TTTCACAGCTCTGCTTTGCCCTGCCCTTCGCATCTTCCACCGGAAACGATATAGAAAACGATGGGAACATTCAGAATTCGGTCAGTGGACGACCCGTGGACTATCACACGGTGGTGGGCCACTTCAAGGACTTCTTCATGTACCTGCCGGTGATGATGACCACGCTGAAGGAGACGATGTCCGGATTCCCCAAGTTCGCCGAGGGCATGCGCATCCTGACTTCTGGCAAGGGACGAGTGGACGGCGAGGATTGCAAGTGCAGCCAAAATGCATTGGCCAGCGGCGAACTCTTGGACACCAATTCTCGCTTCGGTTGA
- the LOC6616238 gene encoding phospholipase B1, membrane-associated has product MSSSRLICFGLLFLLAFGQVTSQRTSLDVALKNVYRPLRLLGLAFTGRSGDDPQNVQRVQIAGKTQKSNPRTRALLEFCDVDHGPGKRSPERPTSVHRLRPGDIDVIGAMGDSLTAGNGIFATNLLHVTVENRGVVWSIGGQYDWRKYLTLPNILKEFNPNLYGYAIKDGISTDRSSRFDVAELAAMSRDMPYMAKVLVRRMQRDPRVNMTSDWKLVTLFIGNNDFCTDICYYPEPEKTVDWHERNMLKTYRYLRDNVPRLMLNIVPAPNLRFLTNLTGLPPICYSTLRFECPCLMGKGKGQLDYLEGIMKRWIAKDFEIANREEFNTETFTINVQPFSQFQDFPRTRSGQTDTRFFSEDCFHLSQRGHAAAANSIWNNMLELPGEKSGFATHLFETFRCPSEMRPFLITRENSRPEFVI; this is encoded by the exons ATGTCATCGAGTCGCTTAATTTGCTTTGGCCTGCTCTTCCTGCTCGCTTTCGGCCAGGTGACGTCACAGCGCACGTCACTGGACGTGGCTCTGAAGAACGTCTACAGACCGCTGCGTCTTCTGGGCCTGGCCTTTACCGGTCGATCTGGCGACGATCCACAAAACGTGCAGCGCGTGCAAATCGCGGGG AAAACGCAAAAGTCAAACCCACGAACTCGAGCCCTGCTGGAGTTCTGCGATGTGGACCACGGACCCGGAAAGAGGAGCCCGGAGCGACCCACCAGTGTGCATCGCTTGCGACCCGGAGACATCGATGTGATCGGAGCAATGGGCGACTCGCTGACCGCCGGAAACGGCATCTTTGCCACAAACTTACTGCATGTGACCGTTGAGAACAGGGGCGTTGTGTGGTCCATTGGTGGGCAGTACGACTGGAGgaagtacttgacgttgccaAACATCCTGAAAGAGTTCAATCCCAACCTGTACGGCTATGCGATCAAGGACGGTATCTCGACGGACCGCTCCTCGCGCTTCGATGTCGCCGAACTGGCCGCCATGTCCAGGGATATGCCGTACATGGCCAAGGTCCTGGTTCGGCGCATGCAACGCGATCCGAGGGTGAACATGACCTCCGACTGGAAGCTGGTCACCCTCTTCATTGGCAACAACGACTTCTGCACAGACATCTGCTACTATCCGGAACCGGAGAAGACCGTCGACTGGCACGAGCGCAATATGCTGAAGACCTATCGCTACCTCAGGGACAATGTACCCCGTCTCATGCTCAACATAGTGCCCGCTCCCAATCTCCGCTTCCTGACCAACCTCACTGGTCTGCCGCCTATCTGCTATAGTACCCTGCGCTTCGAGTGTCCCTGTCTGATGGGCAAGGGTAAGGGCCAGCTGGATTATCTGGAGGGCATCATGAAGCGCTGGATAGCCAAGGACTTTGAGATTGCCAACAGAGAGGAGTTCAACACCGAG ACATTTACGATAAATGTACAGCCCTTCTCGCAGTTCCAGGACTTCCCACGCACTCGCTCCGGGCAGACGGATACCCGTTTCTTCTCGGAGGACTGCTTCCATCTCAGCCAGCGAGGACATGCGGCGGCGGCCAACTCCATATGGAACAATATGCTGGAGCTGCCCGGGGAGAAGAGCGGATTCGCCACCCATCTGTTCGAGACCTTCCGCTGTCCCAGCGAGATGCGCCCGTTCCTGATCACCCGGGAGAACAGTCGTCCGGAGTTCGTGATCTAA